The DNA window AAATTCTCTTTTTTCATTATTGCTAAATCATGTTATTACATAAAAAATAAAGTACTAATTGAAATAATACCTGCTTGAATTAATATACACTTTTTAAAATTACTAAAATTTAAATATTCAAATAGGAAGAAAAAGTTTTTTTATTTTCTATTTTATTCTATTAAGCAAATCAAAGTAAAAGAAACTTATAAAAAAAATTCTTATAAAATAAATTAGTTTTTCTTTCAAAATTTATTAAAGTATGATATTATATAGAGGAAAAGTTTACAATTTTAATTTAATTTAGAATGAGGTGATAAAAATTAACACTTATATTGTAAAACCACTTAGCTCCAAAAAGGAAAATATCTTTCTTATTTTGGCATTTTTTATTTTAATATCAGTGGCAGCTATAGCCTTAAAAATTAGACAAAGAGTTGAATATAAAATAGATGTAAAAGAAGATGAAATAGTTTCTTATGAAGTTTTGAATAATATAGAATTAGGAATCTATTCTGATATTAAAAATTCTTTAGTAGATATTTCACAACTAAGAGATGAACAAAACTCTTTACCTAGTATAGACTTATTAGCTGAAGAAGAAATACCACCATATTTTAAAGATATTACTTGGGAGCAAAGAGGTGCAATGGAATGGACAACATTCAAGCATGATGGTGAAGACTACTTAATAGGTAGGGGTAATGGAAAAGTTGGAACTTTCTTAGTAAAGTTTAACAATGAAAATATGGATGAAAGCGATATACTCTATATGAAAGAAACACCAAGTTTTGATGATATAGAAAAGAACTTTGAAAAATATGAACATATTGCTAAAAAGATAGTTCCATTTACAGGTAATGATGAAAGAAAGAAACTTACTGGTGAATAAAAGAGGGAATTATGAAAAAAATAATATTTGTAGTATTTTTAATACTCAATACCCTTTTACTAGGGCAAGAAAAATTAAAAATAGGAATAACTTTATTACCTTATTATAGTTTTGTTGCAAATATAGTAAAGGATAGAGCAGAAGTTATCCCAATAGTAAAGGCAGAATCTTTTGATTCTCACACTTATCAACCTAAGGTTGAAGATATAGAAAGAGCTTCAAAAGTGGATGTAATTGTAGTAAATGGAATAGGGCATGATGAATTTATCTATAAAATTATAGATGCAGTTGATAAAAACAAGAAACCAGTTATCATAAATGCAAATAAAGATGTTTCACTTATGCCTGTTGCAGGGACATTAAATGATGAAAAAATTCTGGATTCTCATACTTTTATATCTATAACTGCTGCAATTCAACAGGTACATAATATAACAAAAGAATTGGTAAAGTTAGATCCTAAGAATAAAGATTTCTATTTAGCCAATTCAAGAGAATATGTTAAAAAGTTAAGAAAATTAAAAACAGATGCTTTAAAAGAAGTACAAAATGTGAATGGAGAAGATGTAAGAGTTGCAACTTTCTTAGGTGGATACAACTATCTTCTAGCAGAATTTGGAATAGATGTTAAAGCAGTTTTAGAGCCAACACATGGTTCACAAATAAGTAT is part of the Fusobacterium nucleatum genome and encodes:
- a CDS encoding zinc ABC transporter substrate-binding protein, with product MKKIIFVVFLILNTLLLGQEKLKIGITLLPYYSFVANIVKDRAEVIPIVKAESFDSHTYQPKVEDIERASKVDVIVVNGIGHDEFIYKIIDAVDKNKKPVIINANKDVSLMPVAGTLNDEKILDSHTFISITAAIQQVHNITKELVKLDPKNKDFYLANSREYVKKLRKLKTDALKEVQNVNGEDVRVATFLGGYNYLLAEFGIDVKAVLEPTHGSQISMASLQKIIEKIKKDKIDIIFGEKNYSDEYVTIIKNETGIEVRKLEHLTTGAYTADSFEKFIKVDLDEVVSAIKYVKNKNKHKK